CGATTCCAGTCGTCTCTACCCGTAGAAGAACATCCACCGCTTCGGTTCAAAACCGAAGCCCGGTGGACCACCGTCCGCACCGCGCCCTGCGCGGAGCGAAAGACCATTGCCAACAAACCGGAGCCAGCCATGCAAAACATCCTGATCATCGGCGGAGTCGCCGCCGGAGCCACCGCCGCCGCGAAGGCGCGTCGCTTGTCACCCGATGCGAAAATCACCATCCTCGAATCCGGCCCGGACATCTCGTTTGCCAATTGCGGGCTTCCGTATTTCATCGGTGGCGACATCCCCAACCGGTCCTCCCTGATCCTGCAAAGTCCGGAGAGCTTCAAGCAGCAGTACGACGTCGATGTCCATGTGAACACCGTGGCCCAATCCATCGACCGGGCGGCGAAGATCGTCCGCACCCGCGATGCGATCAGTGGTCAAGAGCGGGAGTTTTCCTACACCAGTCTGATCCTGGCCCAGGGAGGAAGACCCATCGCACCGGACCTTCCCGGCGCCAAGAACGCCCACGTGTTCACCTTGTGGACTCTGGCCGACATGGATGCAATCGATGGTTTCCTCAAGCGAGCCCACGCCAAGACCGCCCTGATCGCGGGTGGTGGGTTCATCGGATTGGAAATGGCCGAAGCCCTGGCCAAGCGGGGGTTGAAGGTCCATGTGGTGGAAAAGCTCCCCCATGTGATGGCCGTGATGGATCCCGAAATCTCCGGATTCGTGGAAGAAGAAATGACTGCCCACGGAGTGGAAATCCACAAGAACCTTGGCGTGTCGGAAATTGGCGAGCGCTGGGTGAAGCTGGAAGATGGATCGAAGATCGACGCGGACTTGGTGTTGCTCTCGATTGGGGTGCGCCCCACCCTGCAACTGGCCAAGGATGCCGGTCTGGAGCTGGGACCCGCGGGAGGCCTTCTGGTGGATGCCACGCTGCGCACCAGCGATCCCGCCATCTGGGCCGCCGGCGACATGGTGGAGATCGAACACCGCGTCCACCACGCGAAGGTGCGGATCCCGCTGGCGGGTCCCGCCAATCGCCAGGGGCGCATCGCGGCTGAAAATGCCTTGGGCGGAAGCCATCCATACCAGGGTGCTCTGGGCACCTCGATCGTGAGGGTATTCGACGCCGTGGCCGGAATGACGGGCCTTTCGCTGAAGGCCGCCAAGAGCGCGGGAATCGACGCCCAGTCCGTGACCGTCCACAAGGAACACCACACCGCCTACTACCCGGGCGCCAAGCAGGTGACCGTTCGATTGGTCTACGAAAAACCCACCGGAAGAATCCTCGGTGGACAGACTGCGGGCTACGCGGGCGCCGACCGCCGCCTGGACGTGATCGCGATGGCGGCCTCTTCCGGCATGACCGTTCATGAACTGGCCGATGTCGACTTCGCCTACTCGCCACCGCT
This DNA window, taken from Fibrobacterota bacterium, encodes the following:
- a CDS encoding FAD-dependent oxidoreductase, with protein sequence MQNILIIGGVAAGATAAAKARRLSPDAKITILESGPDISFANCGLPYFIGGDIPNRSSLILQSPESFKQQYDVDVHVNTVAQSIDRAAKIVRTRDAISGQEREFSYTSLILAQGGRPIAPDLPGAKNAHVFTLWTLADMDAIDGFLKRAHAKTALIAGGGFIGLEMAEALAKRGLKVHVVEKLPHVMAVMDPEISGFVEEEMTAHGVEIHKNLGVSEIGERWVKLEDGSKIDADLVLLSIGVRPTLQLAKDAGLELGPAGGLLVDATLRTSDPAIWAAGDMVEIEHRVHHAKVRIPLAGPANRQGRIAAENALGGSHPYQGALGTSIVRVFDAVAGMTGLSLKAAKSAGIDAQSVTVHKEHHTAYYPGAKQVTVRLVYEKPTGRILGGQTAGYAGADRRLDVIAMAASSGMTVHELADVDFAYSPPLGTANDAMNMAAYVAQNRLSGYGASISVEELDAWVAANNPIVVDVRDTFAFQKSHIAGALNLPLDTLAEQASEIPAGRALLVYDETGKKGHQAARFLIGSRSGQILNITGGHQSLQRHARAAGFSKLEVPLLAVATKSVEGHATSAPQAPAAPAPEPVKVAGPLIVDVRTPGEFSTGAYPGAVNIPLDELPGRMEELGGVNREIILYCASGGRSGYATRLLAQAGFSNLTNAGGLSQMMRRGH